A region of Schistosoma mansoni strain Puerto Rico chromosome 1, complete genome DNA encodes the following proteins:
- a CDS encoding putative tegumental protein Sm 20.8 has protein sequence MEPFVQVFFAIDRDGTETITVEELKKYVAENKLDDMMVTKWKSLFDPKGTGRITFKTFCDVLGLSPAQAVAMKTQHQQASSLKLHPDVVVIYEQLPLDRQVAISNKAIELLTSSKKFDEKDQAVQLKQWLDITYGKAWHIVIVKGSFWSSYSHSANKCFIFRVRDVSYLVWRTPDEEITSA, from the exons ATGGAACCATTTGTACAAGTATTCTTTGCTATTGATAGAGATGGAACTGAAACTATCACAGTAGAAGAATTGAAAAAGTATGTTGCTGAAAATAAACTTGATGATATGATGGTTACA AAATGGAAATCATTATTTGATCCCAAAGGTACTGGAAGAATAACATTTAAAACTTTTTGTGATgtattgggtttgagtcctgcACAAGC AGTAGCCATGAAAACACAACATCAGCAAGCATCTTCATTGAAACTTCATCCAGATGTTGTTGTAATCTATGAACAACTTCCATTAGATAGACAAGTCGCTATTAGTAATAAAGCAATTGAACTATTAACATCTTCAAAGAAATTCGATGAGAAAGATCAAGCTGTTCAATTGAAACAATGGTTAGATATCACTTATGGTAAAGCATGGCACATTGTCATAGTTAAAGGATCATTTTGGAGTAGTTATTCACATAGTGCTaataaatgttttatatttCGTGTACGTGATGTATCTTATCTTGTATGGAGAACACCAGATGAAGAAATAACCAgtgcataa